The window CGAATGAGCGTGATTTTCATGAAAAGGCCTCCTTTTTTTCTGATTAAGTTTACAGTATATTAAAAGAGTTCCATATGACAGAGGGTAATGAAAGTCTTTCAGCAGAAGGACTTGATTTTTGAAAGAGGTGAGCCAATGTTAGACCAAACCGATATGGATATATTAAAAGAGCTCTCTAAAAACAGCCGATTGACCATGAAAGCACTAGGTGAAAAAGTTCATTTAACCGGTCAAGCTGTTGCAAATCGTGTGTTAAAGCTTGAAGAAGAGGGTGTGATTGAAGCATATACCATTTCGATTGACTGGCGGACTCAAAAGACCATCCAAACATTTATGCAGCTCTATACCCGCAGTCATCATCACGAACCACTTCTGTCGTTTCTCGACCAACAGGAAGAGATCAAGAACTTGTTTAAAATAAGTGGTGAGGGCTGTTATATGGCTGAAGGCCATTTTTCCAGTCATGATGAACTGGATCTGTTTTTAACGGAGCTGACAAATTACGCAAATTATAAACTGTCTATTGCGGTTAAACGTCTCATTCATCAGTAATAGAAGAGACGCAGGAGGAAAAGGAACGATGAAAAAATTAATCAAAAATCAAGCTGAACCGATGACAAAGGAAAGAATCAAAGCAGACTTGGTTCAACTTGGTGTGAAAAAAGGCATGATTTTATGTGTTCACTCATCTTTATCATCTATCGGCTGGGTAAACGGAGGCGCTGTTGCCCTCATACAAGCATTGATGGAAACCTTATCAGAAGAGGGGACACTGATCATGCCGGCACAAACGTTAGAGCTTTCTGATCCCGCTGATTGGATCGATCCGCCTGTTCCTTTTTCGTGGTGGAAATCGATCAAAGAGACGATGCCTGCATTTGATCCAGCATACACGACGCCAACAGCAATGGGAAAGGTAGCGGAAACGTTTTGGAAATACCCAGGCGTGGCGAGAAGCAATCATCCTCATTTTTCATTCACAGCCTGGGGCAAAAGGAAACATGAGCTTCTGAAACACCACGCACTTTCTTTTGGATTAGGAGAACATTCGCCTCTAGCCCGCATGTATGATCTTCAGGCTCAGGTGCTGCTGATTGGTACGTCATTTGAGAGCCTGACAGCTTTCCATCTTGCTGAATATCGCATCCCTCAGCAAGACCTCATGACAAGAGGAGCTCCCATCTTAGAAAATGGTTGGAGGGTATGGAAAGAGTACCAAGATATTATCACAAGAGAAGAACTATTTGAGCAGATCGGTCGTGATTTTCTGCAATCAGGAGGCACTCATGATCACGGTCAAATCGGACTTGCCAGTTCATATTTATTGCCGGTGAGAGAATCAGTAGACTTTGCGGAAAAGTGGCTTGATTTGTACGATCAGTCGTGATCTACACAGTTTGGAAATTTATATGATAAAGGTCTTGATCAGGCTGCTGTGAGGTATAGCAGGTGAGCTGATAGTCTCCCTTTGGAATAGGGAAAGACAGCACCTGAGCCATGACGCTTGTGATATAAACTTGATCGCTTGCATGCGTAAAAGGCACTGTAACTGTTCTGTCAGCCGAGGCTGGGGGCATATCGCTATTTAAAGTTACAGTAATAGATGCTTTTCCGTTGTTGACCCCTTCAAAGGACACACCCTGATCTCCCATGGCGAATCCTTGAAGAATGTCATCATCTGACCAATCAATCACAGGTGGTGTTTTGCTTCCGGTGTATACGGTGATTTGGTGA is drawn from Bacillus pumilus and contains these coding sequences:
- a CDS encoding Lrp/AsnC family transcriptional regulator, with amino-acid sequence MLDQTDMDILKELSKNSRLTMKALGEKVHLTGQAVANRVLKLEEEGVIEAYTISIDWRTQKTIQTFMQLYTRSHHHEPLLSFLDQQEEIKNLFKISGEGCYMAEGHFSSHDELDLFLTELTNYANYKLSIAVKRLIHQ
- a CDS encoding aminoglycoside N(3)-acetyltransferase, encoding MKKLIKNQAEPMTKERIKADLVQLGVKKGMILCVHSSLSSIGWVNGGAVALIQALMETLSEEGTLIMPAQTLELSDPADWIDPPVPFSWWKSIKETMPAFDPAYTTPTAMGKVAETFWKYPGVARSNHPHFSFTAWGKRKHELLKHHALSFGLGEHSPLARMYDLQAQVLLIGTSFESLTAFHLAEYRIPQQDLMTRGAPILENGWRVWKEYQDIITREELFEQIGRDFLQSGGTHDHGQIGLASSYLLPVRESVDFAEKWLDLYDQS
- a CDS encoding competence protein ComJ produces the protein MNKLNQAYSLSISYHQITVYTGSKTPPVIDWSDDDILQGFAMGDQGVSFEGVNNGKASITVTLNSDMPPASADRTVTVPFTHASDQVYITSVMAQVLSFPIPKGDYQLTCYTSQQPDQDLYHINFQTV